tgttaccaagctaacattgattgcaaaccctgatttgaaagactatataagggagaactctagcaactgggaaacctaatccccacaccttctatgtgatactagttgtgctaatctagagtcaattctcctttaaccttttgtttcttcttctaaaccaggttaacgacttaaagacttcattgggattttgaagccagaccgatactactttcttgtagttgtgtgatctgatcttgctgtttctatcgtacgagtacaattgtaataattagcttgagattgatatctccgataggcaagatataaaagaaatcacaaacacttcttctcatcttttgtgattccgcaatatcttttgtCGCTgcgtctattaagattattgtgaggtgattgataatactaggctgttcttcgggaatataagtccggtttatcaattggttcctgttcaccttgatttatcaaaaggtggaacaaaactcgtaggtatattcgtgggagacgaatttatctattaccgtagacttttctgagtgatacaaatttgtttattaaagtcttcgactttgggtcgtagcaactcttagttgtgggtgagatcagctaagggaatcaagtacgtagcatcctgctgggatcagagacgtaggagcataactgtaccttggatcagtgtgagatttattgggtgcaactacagtccagaccgaagttaatttggagtaggctattgtctgtggcggcttaatatagtgtgtgttcaatctggactaggtcccggggtttttctgcatttgcggtttcctcgttaacaaaattctggtgtatgtgttatttcttttccgcattatatttttttatataattgaaatatcacaggttgtgcgttgttcaatcaattagaatatccgaccttttggttgttgatttaaattgattggcacttggatattggtctttggtaccatccaagttatctctctagtctttgataaagactcacagatttctatttgcttgagtatatatcaaatcgagagattgagatataaactatttgatatactttttatctagattgagtctgactgtctagttgattctctagaaagtatattggtgtttgtccatacagattgctaagcgaaatattgggtgtggttgttgtacccccactttttcacttgcCATGGTGCGCTCGCAAGAGAATATAAAATGGTTGAAGATATAATTCAAAATAACGGTTTATATTTAAGATTGAAGAAGGATCTCACTGTGTACAGTTGGGCTGAAGTCGGAAGAAGAAACCCTCACATAATttacctttttattattttttatttttagttatcatttaaatcattttagTTCTGTTAGTTTAATTTGATTTGTGTAATTTTAAATTAAACAAGCATTGAAATTCAAACTAAGGATCACATTGGAaaataaacagaaaaataaagtaaaaatcaTACCGAATTTAAAACTAATTGGATTACATTGAATTTGAAACTATGAATTACATTGAAACTTGAACTAATTACTACATCCAAAATTTAAAACTAATAACTAAACATGTGTAATGGCATTATTTTTATCCTCATTTAAGGTGTCCTTCTCGTTAGAATCAATGTCAACTGTTATTGGGCGTTGTCATGCCTTCTATGCTTgaatttcatcaaattcatcttgcCAGAGTCGTAGTTGTGCAAGATTTATCCTGACATGTCCATTCCAAGGATTCCTCTCATGTTCACATTAAACAAATTATGTTCAACCGCTTTACGACCTTTATTCATCTATGCAACCATTTTCGCACACTCCACTATTTTAACAATATCGGTTTATTCTTGTTTTTCAAAAATTCTTATATGTTCAATTCTGAAGTTGATGATTGTCCTGCATCTTGAGCCGCCTTTCTGTTCCTTTTTGCTCTTTTGTTGCTTGGTCCATCATATCTGTCAGTATTTCTATTTATAAATTCCATGCCGGAAAAACGCATTTCGAATCTGGTGAAGAATAAGGAAACCCGGATTGTTGAGAAACATTAATGGTCTCGTAAGGTGATTCCTTTGTACTCGATATCTATTCAACATATCACGATTATATCCGTTCATCTTTCTGAGAATGTGGAAATAGGCTTCGTGCTTGAAACTCATATTTCTTGTTCTTTGCGATTCCTCTcgagttttttgttgttgtagttTGAACATTTATTTATAAATTAGTTATCACAACAAACTTGACACATTTAAAAAATCAATTAAACAATTTGAAATGAGACTTCTCACATTGACTTCGGTATCATCGCTCGTTTTGTAACAATTCATTTGCATCATCAAAGCGACCCAACTGTTCATGTCTTTACTGATTATATTAAAACGACTTGACAACCCAGCAACATCAAGGCTTTTTACTTTCCAATTTCCTGACAAAATTGTTTAAAAATATTCCCCAAAACATATTATACTATATTGTTATTTGAACATCATTGATACGATCAAGCGTAGATGTTATATGACTTCTGCAGATAACTTTATCCTCATACAGACTATACTTTGGATCGCGAACTTTGGCAAATAAAGCATTTTCAGTTCAAGTATTTTGTGTTTGTGATGAACTTGTCATTTttctgaatatttttttttgagattgaAAGTGAAATTGTAAGAAATTTTGGgttgaaaaagaaaactaattGGATATACCAGAAATAATTGGGGAATATTTTACTGTTCATGCCGACATGGTTTTTCAATGCCGACAATCTAAATAAGCATGGTTGTTCCATGCCGGCATGAGCAATAAAATATCCCCCAATTATTtctggtataccccaattaatccttCTTGAAAAAGTATGATGTTAGAGTTAAAAATGGTCAAGTTAATCAGGAATGAAATTAGAGCAATTGGATGAACTAACCGTTATCGGCTCAAAAAAGACAGGTCGTCTCAATCTAAGACGATGGTCGTCTCAAACAGAGCCGAACCGAGCCTTAGCCTTCCCTCAGGCAATCGGTTGAAGTTAATTCGGTCGTCTCATGTTGAGTTGGATGAGCAAACGCTTCTTATTTGAGGGTTTGACCATTTGTCTTTCCACTGGAATTGCTCACAGAGTTGCCCTTCTCCGACTCCATCTTGGATAAGCATGTAATCATGATCCCCCGTGCTTGCTGCAAATAAGGTATACGTTCGAGTCATTGTTACTATCAGCAGCAGATATGGTACAATGATCAGCATCAACAGAAAAAGTATGTTTTTTTACATACCACAAATAGTGTCTGCTGATCTTGATTTTTGATAGAACAGCATTGCTAAATAGTAAAAAGAATATGCAAACAAAATGTTAGCTTTCAAACTCCAAAAAGAGCTTTCAAACAGCAACCAGGCCCCCCATCCCCCTCTCAACAGTAGCAGTGACCACATGACTAGTGTGATATCTCTCATTTTACAAAGAAAAAACTAATGGTTAGGGACTTTTCTGATTCCCCAAGTTTAATGTCACCTTGATGTCTCATTTCATATccaatcaaaatgaaaaaaaatacacaatttttttaaaaaaaaaaaaaaacatccatgAAAGTATTGGTTCAACTATAGAGAGGTCAGGGGGAGCTGGGCTACTCAACTCAGATGATGCCACCGACAATGACATAACAAAATCTATCAACTTTTTCCCACCATACAATCTGATTAAGTATGGTTAGGGCTCCCCAGATCATATAATAGATAGATCCTAGAGAGAGAAGACTAAATCCAAGAGGCTATAGCTAGAGATAATATACAGAGTCTAAGAGATAAAGAGAGTGAGAGCaatggttttttgtttttgtttgtaaaGTCGCTGTAAAAAGGTAGGGTATAGGGGGTGTTGTTTTTGTAATGATGTACTGGGTTGAAGCCAAGTGTTATGTAGGGGACATAACCCAAAAACAAACCAAACCCATCAATCATCAGACCCTAGCCGAGAGCTCCCTTGTTTTAGTAGCTCCCTGCTGCTCTgctgaaacaataataataattgactgatgaaagaaagaaagagaaggaggagagaaaaagtaatgaatgaatgaatgaattgaGAGCTCTATCTGCTTAATTTTAAAACCCCATTTCCATCCATCATCCATCCCCCACAACAACACAAACATCCAACTAACTCTCTTTCACTAGTctctacaaaaagaaaaagaggagaaaaaaaagtgaaaaaacccTCACTTAAAAATTTAGGGGTTTTCTTTAGCAAAGGGTCTCTGAAAAGTTTGGGGGATTTTCAAGAGCTGAAAAAAAGAGAGAGTGGGGGGTGGAAGTGGAAGGGGAAGGGGAAAGAAACAAGGAAGTTCTCTCATTGTAGAGTGGGGTTTGTTTCAATTTGAAATCTCAGCTGGTTTTGTTTGAGAAATACGGAAGTTCTCTCATTGTAGAGTGGGGTTTGTTTCAATTTGAAATCTCAGCTGGTTTTGTTTGAGAATACAGTGAGTGAAGAAGAGATGCCAAGACCAGGTCCAAGGCCATATGAGTGTGTTAGAAGAGCTTGGCATAGTGATAGACATCAACCCATGAGAGGTACTctcattcaagaaattttcaggtaatttttctttgtttggaATGTTTTCAGTTTCTAAGTTCGTTAAATTTTTGAATTTGGGTGTTAATTTTTGCAATGTGTTTGATTGATCAGAGTTGTGAATGATAGTCATAGTTCTTTGACAAAGAAAAATAGAGAATGGCAAGAAAAACTACCTGTTGTTGTCTTAAAAGCTGAAGAAATCATGTATTCTAAAGCCAATTCTGAGGTAATCTTCTCATTTTGTAATCTTATTGGGACAATGGGTTTTCAGAAAAACATGAAGTTTTTTCATTTTCTGTTGTTATTTGCATAATAATTAAAAATTTGTGTTTAGGTTGAATATGCAGATGTTAAAACCCTATGGGATCGGGTGAATGATGCCATTGATACGATTATTAGAAGAGAAGAAGGTAGTGAAACAGGAGAATTTTTACAGCCTTGTATAGAAGGTACTGCCCGATGTCTTTGTTTCGCCTTACCTCTCTTCATTTTGGTCTTATGTTTCAGAATCCTAGGTATGATTATTCCAAATAGATAGAATGTGGAAAgggaaaatgtgtttgtttgtaATTTGTGTCTGTCCTTTATCCCTATTTTGATCAGCTGCTCTGATTTTGGGTTGCACTCCAAGAAGAGCTTCAAGGAGCCAAAGGAATATTAATCCAATATGTTATCTCAGTCCCAACAAGCAAGAGCCATCTTCCCTACCTCCAAGAGTTCCAGACAGTATAACCCATGGGGGAGGATCCTCGCATTTGCAGCCACTTCCTTCTGTCAATCCTACTTCCAATCCACAATTCATGTCATACCATGTAAATTTCCCAAGATCCATGACCCCGAACACAAATTTGTTGGGTCGGGAATCTTGCAGTGGTACAGCAATGGATCAACATCAgcccattcatcaaggagtcccATTGTCCTTAGAGGCTCCCGTTCGACATGTAGATAATCAAAATTTTCCCGAATCAGCAAACCGCTCGTTGAATTTTGGCCGAGTTTATCCCTTGTATGATGTTACTCCCCATGAAATTATAAGACctcagtttggttttcaaacttcaCAATACTTACATTCTAACACTGCTACTCTTGACACGCCTCGCATTCAGTCGTATGTAGAAGCGCCGGTGAAGGGTGTTTTGAAGAATCTCTTCCCTGTTGACAAACCTGCGAATGCTTTAAACAGAACCAATCAAGTATGTATGACAAGCAAACCTGAAAACCCATCTGAGAGTGATTGTGATTTATCATTGCGGTTGGGCATTCAATCAGCTTCTGGTGCTGGGGCAGGAACCAGTGGTCGCCAAAGTGTAGAATTGGAAAACATTCAGTATGGTAAATCTCAGGAGTACTGTTTCTTTCCTGGAAAAGGTGCTAATGAATCGTTGGATTCAACAAGAAAAGTGTTTGTTGAGGGTGGTGAGGGTTTACATTTAGAGTCATCATCTAGTAAGAAGCGGAAAGAACATGTTAGGAGCTCTAATGAGGATGTGCATTATCCTCAACAGAGAAATTTTCCTCCAGACTTGTTTCTTGGTAAAATGAAGAGGCCAGATAAGTAGAAAATCAATCATATAATCAATTTTTTGAAATCTTGAGATTACTCGAAGGAGATATCTCTATGAATCTTCTTTGACATTGAATCTTGTTGTAGTTcttctatttttccttttttttttgtggtaatTTTTGATAAGTTGTAATTGCAACAATGTGAAGTGTAAAGAGCTCAGCGGCCCCAAGTTTCGTTAGACAACGTGTATAACAAATTGGATTAGAAATTCATTTTTTGCAGTATCTGTCTCTAGAGCTAAGCTCAATAAGAAATGATTATTCTGTTTAACTTTATTTGTTGCCTGTTGCTAACTTTTTGCTGATGTTAGTTGTGATACTGCAGAGTTAAGTTTGGCTTGTAAGAACGTCTCCAAGAGATTCAGTACATGGGGTTTTGTCGCTACCGTAGAGTCAATAAAGAaaaatcaagcaactctttacTGTGACTCTGCATAATCTGTTACTAAATCCGTACATGAGGTCTTTATTTTATGGGCTATCTAAAGTAGAGAGCTTTCATGCAGTGGCAACAAGTAATCGTCTCTTCACCTATAATTTTTCTGTCTACTCAAGCAAAAAGGCTCTCCACAGTAGATAGCTCTTTCGGAGATGCTCCAACTGGGGTTGAGGCCCCTAATTTTAGTGTTGTTCATCTGCATAGATGTTTCAGTTGTCCATTTTCTAACTTTTCTGTTAAGGTCAAATTTTCTGTCTCTATCCTGACTGTTCTCGATTCTGTATGTCAAGATTACATTGCTTCTTATGTTTCTATGTgcaaatttttttcttcaacaTTTGAGTGTTTTTTATCTGAATTATTTTAATGAAGGTTGTTTAGAAGATGTGTTCAGTGTTCATCTACATAGAAGAAGGTGAGTTATTGGTTTTATGAGCAAAACTGAATATAGGCTCAAGGCCATGTAAACAAAGGCTGCATaggaagaaagaaacaaaaataccTGCCTTATGGAACAAAATTTAAGTTAAGATTTCATATGGAGGATCTTCACATGATTTGTGTTTGCTAGTTCTAGCATAGGTCTTGGCTTCTGTAAATGCATTTAAATATGTTTTTGGACTGTTATATGTAGTATCGGTGTGTGGACAGGATGGCAACGGATCTTCGTACCCTTGAAGGGAAGAATTTTTCTACAGGTACTCACAACATCTCCCGTACGAGCTATCTTAGATTAATTCTGTTTAAATATTTGATGTTTCATTTGAACGATAAAGTATAAACACATGCCAACACAACCATTTCTTTCCTTTGAAATTTGTCAAATGTGGTGTTAATTCATTCTTTGGATGTAATAAGCCATGTTTAGGAAGCTAATTTTAGCCAAGAAATCTGATAGGAAAAATCCAACAGTATTATTCTCTTAAAACTTTATACAAAACCCAATTTCACCCTTAAGGGATATGCACTGTATGTAGATCCGCTCCGCTTTAATATATATCATACTAAAATACACAAACAAAGACGATGAATATATTTTCTAGGTTTCTGGAGATACAAATTCTAGTGTAGGACAATAGTGGAAATGAACATGATAAGGAGGGATAGACTGCCAACAGCTACCGAGTAAGCAGAGTTCCCCAGAAACAAAGACAGTGAATATATTTTCTAGGTTTCTGGAGATACAGATTCTAGTGTAGGACAATAGTGGAAATGAACATGATAAGGAGGGATAGACTGCCAACAGCTACCGAGTAAGCAGAGTTCCCCGGATCAGTGGTGGTTTTAGGTGGAGTTCTGAAACTAGATGGAGTTTCAGGTCCAGAATTGCTACTGACATTGATGGTTATGTCTGGCCTAGTTCATAGTTGCTGCAAATGTAGTATTAGCCTGTCGAGCTACTGTAAGGTCTGTCCCAGACAAGGGCTTGGAGTGGGCAGAATAAATGAAGGTTCAAGAATTTTACACTTTAGTAGGATTCCATGTAGACTGTAGAAATTGCTTTCTAATCTCTATGGGCTGGAGGGTCTTCTCCCCTTTGTTGGAGTCCTGCTGCTAACTCAAatgtttatttttccttttatatGTTTAATCTTACCCATTCAGATAATATTATAAAACATAAGCCTCTGTAGTTCTAGGAGATCTAGATGATGGTTGTTTATGAAATGGTTCCAGCATGATGAAGGTGAGTTCTTGGTTTAATTAACAAAATTGATTACAGGCTAATGTCATgtacaaaaagaatggattaaAGTTGAGTTTGAGATCAGAGGTTTTTTGAATCTTAAAGCCATCATTTCTGACGAAGTAAATGGCATATAGATCCAAGCTAGAGATTTCTTATACTTCGACGAATATTTGCTTGGTACAGTATGGTTTGACCTTATTTTGTAGATGTAGCTAGATTATGTGTTTGATCGTTTGTATTGGTGCCCTAGTTTTTGACTTGTTATAGTGCTTAAAACATCCTCTCTTAGAGCTGTTATGGTTTACTTGTTTACTGATTGTTAAGTTTGATGGATGAGATTAATTTTTATGTTGGACAGAGTTCAGGACAGGTACTTAAGAACAACATCCTCTCCTAGAACTGTTATAGATTACTTCTTTGGTATTGGTTAATAAGATCAATTTTTATGTCGGAAAAGTATGTCATGTGAAACCTTTTTCATCTTTTAGATTTTGTTTGTATTAGTAAATTCTTGTTATAggtgattttggcatagtttagcaACAAAATGGACACGAAATAAGTAGTATCACCATCGTATTATAGTCAAGCTGATGAGCTAGAGATCTAGCCACATTAttctttaaataaaaaataacaattaCACCCGTTACACATGCCCTATAGGCTACAGAGATTGGCACTGTACTGGATATCCTAGTAAATTACAGAGATCTCAAATAGAAAATCTGCTTTGAAATTGAGAACTTATCATTCTAATGTAATAAAATAGTGGAAATGAACAACATAGCCAGGGCGAAACTGGCAGTAGCGGTGTGTGAAGCAGAGTTGCGTGGAGTAGGAGCAATAGGCAGAGTGGTGGTAGTGGTAGGGGAATTAGATGGAGTTTCGGTTTCAGAATCATCAGTGACATTGATGGCTAATCTCTGACCTTCTTTACAGTGCGTACTGATGGTGCAGATGAAGTAGTGTGGGCCAGTCGAGTTAAGAGGGATCCTCGCAGGACCTTGTTTCAGGATGTTGTTTTGGTTCGATGCGGTGCAGCTATCGTAATCTTCCATTGATACTTTTGCCACATCATGTGCATTTGTGGGAAAGTTAAAGACTGCGAAACAGATGAAGTTAGATAATTGAACTGCAAAATTTCTACAGATCTATTGAGAAGCAAAACCAACGTATAAATCAAGCTTTTACTATTTTTTCTGGGTCAAAATAGTTTTCTGTATTAGGACCTTTACAGGAACGAAGAAAACGCCATTACTGAAATCTGGGATAGAACTTAAGTGGCTTACCTAGGGTGTCACCGACTTCGAATTTCCTTCCAGCAGCCCAGGTACGATAGACTTGATCGTTACCCGTGGTTGGTACTGTCCATCCTTCTTTGTCTAAGACATCAATATCGTCAGAGGTTGCATGATGAAGCAAAGCAAACGCAGTGACGAAAACAAGTAAGAATCCTCTCAGACCCACATTAGAAGTCATCTCTAGCTCTCTCTAACTCTGTGATCTCTGCAGGTCCTCCCTGAAATGCGTATGAAGCTGTGAAATTGTAATATGAGAAGAGGAGGGTTAGGGAGCTATATAATCCCCAAACTGACTTGTAAAGAAGACTAGACTCCAGTATAAGACAGGAACAGTGTAGAGAAAAGTCCTGTTGAAAAATCAATGGTTGGAAAAGTACAGTGTGAATAACTTAAATGAAACGCGGTAGGCTTAGTCAAATTCGACGACTGCCAAAGTCTTGCCTGTAATAACAGCCATGAAATTTGAGTGTAACGTTAAGGCTTGTGGGGTATGCTGATCCCACTCTAGGGAACTTCATTGGGGAGATTGATGGAGATTTTCAAGCTACTACTAAGAATTGTTAACTGCATTCTGAATTGTTTTTGGTACATTGTTGTGCTTACAGCCACACTTGCGCTTCAGTTATACCCATTTTTACGGTGTCTAATACTAGCAGTAAATAAATTTGTGGAAATATCTTGGTGCGAGCTGTAGTATGCTGATAGCAACTGACCTCAACCTTTATAAATTACATTACGTATATGGGCCACAGGCTATCGTTTCATCTTTTTGACAAAAACTAGAGTAATGTATTATGCAGATAAATTACAtggaataagtttttttttttttttttgctggaaATAAGAAAAGAATTTAGACCATTTCTCAGTACTTAATCTTTTCTGGATCCATGGCCGGAGCTAGGTGTGGACAAGTGGGGCACTTGCCCCTCCCCTCTCAGcgaaattttgtttttatttaccCTATTctaagaaaatattttaattccTTGTGGAGAATCCACGGTTTTCGTAGACCAAGTAAATCCTGAACCGAATGGGTTACGGATTACTTAAAGGAATTGAGGACCAAAATTATATAAATAGCTAGCTAGGAGGGCTGGAGGGGTCATTCTTTTACCATTGCAAGGATTATTGGAAAAGGCAATTTGGGAGGAAATTAAAATCAGCTTGACGGCAGTATTATTTTTGCAGTGGTACGTAATTTTATTTGctaatcttctttattttctctattGATTACAGATGAAAACTATCAGTCCCATAACAAGTAGTAGCAAAGTAGTTCATCATCATGACACTCGACTCCCTACTCATCTCTCAGTTATAGTGCCAAGGATTGATTCCCGGCAAGTTGATGATCCTCCGTATAATGATCTTGTTGATCTCCCTTTATATCATCCTAGACATACTCAGTAGGCTTCCAGCCAAGTGTATTTTCAAGTGCCAGCGTGTGTCTGGGACCTTTACAAGTTTTAACCACTACCACATTTTTTACTCGCATGCAACGTCAACGATCCACTTCGGTAatagttgttcagctttcttCAGAAGCTGATTGCGAATTTACAAAGCTATATTATATGGACAACGAGTTTAGGAGGATTGAGGAAAAATTCACGAGATCGCTGTCTGCTTCTGCTACTGATCCGAATTTTCTTTTGGGTTCCTATGATGGGTTTCTTATGTTTGCCAGCTTGCTTGGCTTGCCTCGGAATCCTATAACGGGAGAACAACTAACTATGAACGATAAGCATATGCATGTATGCGGTTTATACTTCAATCCAATTAGGAAGGATCATGAATTGTTGTATTATACTACTTCTGGAAAATATAGTAACTACAGCGCATATTGTTTAAGAACTAAACTAAGGAGAGACATTGGCAGATTTTCTTATCCACCATGTAGGTACAGACTTCCTGTTCTGGTGAAAGGGACCTTATACTGGATGATTGATCGAGAGCATTATTCTTGGTTAAACAGTGGGTTTCATCCTCCATTCTCTGATTCTATCATGTCGTTCAATATTGAGAATGAAGAATTTAGCACACTGGAACCTGGAGGACACAAGTATAGCACCACGGAACCTCGTGGAGAGTATAGTGGCGGAATGTTGCGTATTGGTCAATTGCATTTGTCAGAAATAGATGGGGAATTATTATTAACACATGCAAATATATAATAATATCAACACATATTAAGTACatgcaatgaagaatatgaaaacaagattagtacatgcaaagaATGATATGTGATTGAATGCATGCAATGAAGAATATGGAAAcaagattagtacatgcaaagaataatattGATGCAATTAGTTTTAATTTCTTTGATTAATTTATAGGAATAGATTTAATTCTTTTGATGTAATTATAGTATGAGGATCCTCACCCATTCAATGTATTTGTACAAgtagtatatatacaaaataatgaaATCAATCTCATTACCGTTGTATGAGATTTAAAACCAAAACCAATATTTCTACATGGTAATCTAGAGCTAGGTTAGGTAAAAATTTttttctcaattctctgtaactGCATCAACAATGGCTATTGAGGATGAAACTCTACCTCCTCCACCTCCCAACAATAATCCTCCACCTAATAGGGAATCAGGTCTATCCCCATCAAGCCCCTATTACGTTCATCCGGCTGACAATcctaccattgtcatcttcaccCCTCTTCTCATCAGTGACAACTATTGCATATGGGAAAGAGGAATCAAAAAGGCCCTAAGTGATAAAGCCAAACTCGGTTATATTGATGGATCCATTGTGAAACCCACTGATCCAATTGATCTTTCCCATTGGACTCGAGTAGATGATTTAGTTGGTAGCTGGGTTTCCAACTCAATTGACCCAGAAATCCGTGGGAGTGTTCAATCATTCCCATCTGCAAGAGATCAATGGTTAGAGATCAAAAACCGATTCTCTCATACCAATGCTCCTAAGATTTTTGCACTCAAACAATCAATATCTTCATTGAAACAAGAAAATCTGAATGTAGCAATGTATTTCACTCGGCTCAAGTCTCTTTGGGATGAACTGGATTCATTCAGGCCTCTCG
This genomic stretch from Papaver somniferum cultivar HN1 chromosome 5, ASM357369v1, whole genome shotgun sequence harbors:
- the LOC113282809 gene encoding uncharacterized protein LOC113282809, producing the protein MPRPGPRPYECVRRAWHSDRHQPMRGTLIQEIFRVVNDSHSSLTKKNREWQEKLPVVVLKAEEIMYSKANSEVEYADVKTLWDRVNDAIDTIIRREEGSETGEFLQPCIEAALILGCTPRRASRSQRNINPICYLSPNKQEPSSLPPRVPDSITHGGGSSHLQPLPSVNPTSNPQFMSYHVNFPRSMTPNTNLLGRESCSGTAMDQHQPIHQGVPLSLEAPVRHVDNQNFPESANRSLNFGRVYPLYDVTPHEIIRPQFGFQTSQYLHSNTATLDTPRIQSYVEAPVKGVLKNLFPVDKPANALNRTNQVCMTSKPENPSESDCDLSLRLGIQSASGAGAGTSGRQSVELENIQYGKSQEYCFFPGKGANESLDSTRKVFVEGGEGLHLESSSSKKRKEHVRSSNEDVHYPQQRNFPPDLFLGKMKRPDK
- the LOC113282810 gene encoding umecyanin-like, translated to MTSNVGLRGFLLVFVTAFALLHHATSDDIDVLDKEGWTVPTTGNDQVYRTWAAGRKFEVGDTLVFNFPTNAHDVAKVSMEDYDSCTASNQNNILKQGPARIPLNSTGPHYFICTISTHCKEGQRLAINVTDDSETETPSNSPTTTTTLPIAPTPRNSASHTATASFALAMLFISTILLH
- the LOC113279642 gene encoding uncharacterized protein LOC113279642, yielding MAIEDETLPPPPPNNNPPPNRESGLSPSSPYYVHPADNPTIVIFTPLLISDNYCIWERGIKKALSDKAKLGYIDGSIVKPTDPIDLSHWTRVDDLVGSWVSNSIDPEIRGSVQSFPSARDQWLEIKNRFSHTNAPKIFALKQSISSLKQENLNVAMYFTRLKSLWDELDSFRPLVP